The nucleotide sequence GATGGGTCGAATGCGGAAATCGCAGATGCATTAAATGTTTATTTTCATAATAGATAAATGAAATTAGTAAGGTGCGCTTCAGTATTGAAACGCACCTTACTTTTTGCTGATTGACGTTTTATTCCTGGCAGGCATGAATTAAGTCATCAAGAACTTTATCGACATCGTCCCATGAATAGATGGATGCTCCAGCAGCCAATGGATGGCCTCCGCCATTGTAATTCCTGGCGATCGTGTTGATCACAGGACCTTTGGAACGGAGGCGTACCCTGATTTGATCTTCTTCCTCAATGAAGAAAACCCAGGCCTTGATTCCCCTGACATTCCCCAGTTCACTGACAAGCAATGATGCTTCAGATGGCTTGACCGAATACTGGTCAAGCAGTTCCCGTTTCATCACAACCTTGGCGGCACCATTTTCCAGCAGCTCGAAATTCTGAAGGATGTACCCATTCAACTTCACCACATTAGGAGCCAGTTCATACATTCTGTCATACAGCTCGGTACGCGAGAAGTTATAGTGGATCAATTCCCCCGCGTAGGCAAATGTTTTATTTGTCGTGCTTGGATACAGGAAGCGGCCAGTGTCGCCAACAATTCCGGCGTACAGCAATCTGGCTGCCTCGTCAGACATCTTCAGGCCCCTATCCTTGAAAGTAAGATAAAATTCATAAATCATTTCACTGGTAGAGCTCGCAGAAGTATCTACCCATTGCAGGTCTCCATAAGGGTCTTCATTCGGATGATGGTCAATCTTCACAAACTGCTCCCCTAAGCGATAACGTTCATCGCAAATTCGCTCAGCATTCGCAGTGTCACAGACAATGACTAGCGCACCTTTAAAAGTATCGTCCGATATAGAATCAAGCCTTCTCAAGTAATTAAGCGATGGCTCCTCTGTGCCGACAGTGAAAATATTCTTTTCCGGATATGAAGCCCTCAGGATTTCAGCCAACCCTCCTTGTGAACCGTAAGCATCAGGATCCGGTCTCACATGGCGATGGATAATAATCGTTTCATAATTTTCAATAGCTTCAAGTATTTGCTCTTTCATTAAAATGCTCCTTCACCTTTTTCATATCTTAATTATGAACATATTTTTTGGAAAAGAAAAGCAGGAAGACATTTTGCGTGGATTGTTTAGCTGGAAAAAAAGCGCGTTTTTTTCCAGTTTGCGAATAAACGGGAGGTTTTTGCGAATGAATTCTATTTTTTACTAATAAAACTATTTTTTTGCGAATAAATCCAATTTTCCGCGAATAAATTCTATTTTTCACGAATAAACAATAGGTGAGTACGAATTAACTCCATCTCACATTACACTCCATAACACCACAACCTATGCATTGGGCCAATGCATAGACTACTGTATGGCATTCTGCCTAAATTAACGGTAAAATAGGAGTGATTCTGAATTTGGAGGAAATGCAATGCCTATTTTAGTATTATTGATTGTTCTTTCATTTGTCTTTTATATCTTTTACAAAATCAAATATGTTCGCAGTAAGCGCCCAGCTGAGCGAAAATGGCTTTCGGCCAAGTCCAGCATTGCTCTAGGATTGTTCGTGGCACTGTTTGGTATCAATCAACTGTTCCTTTTCCAGACTACTGTCACATATATCGTGGGTGTTATTTTCATTGTTATTGGTTCATTGAGCGTCTGGGGCGGAATTAAAGCATATAAATTCTACCTTCCGCAAGCTGCCAAGGAAGCGCAGGAAAATTAAGCACAACAAAGCCGATCCGGTTAAGGATCGGCTTTATTTTATCCATCAATCAATTTAGTGTCTGTCGATTAGCTGACACATCATCATGGCCTTCCCTACCAGAACTCCGTCATTGAAGGCTTCGATATCGACCTTCCCGAACTTCCTTCCTACCTCGAGAACCTTCGGATAAATCTCTATTACACTGTCAATCTGCACAGGCTTCATAAAATAGATCGTCATATTCTCGACAACCAAATCGCCTTTTTTATATCCCCGCAGCACACGGTTCGCGGCTTCTGTGACGATTGTCGTAAACACGCCATATGAAACCGTCCCAAGGTGGTTCGTCATCTGCGGAGTCACCTGGCAGCGGAAAATGTCTTCATCCTTTGTTTTCCCTTTTGATAGGACCAGCTGGTTTGTAACTGTATCATCAAGCGTCTCCCCTACCTGTGGCTGGCGCTGGATCATTTGAAGAGCTTTCAATACATCCTGTCTGCTGACAATGCCTTGAAGCCTGTTGGCATCATCCACAACCGGCAGTACTTCAATGCCTTCCCACACCATCATGTGGGCAGATGAAGCGACACTCGTCGATCCGCTTACTGTCATGGGATTCTTTGTCATGATTTTCTCAATTAATGTATCCTGTTCATGTCCCATTACGTCTTTCGATGTGATCATCCCGATTACTTTCATATTCTGGTCCACTACTGGAAAGCGGCTGTGCATTGTTTCATCCTTGTGTCGGTACCAATCTGATACCCGGTCATTAGCCTTAAGGAAAATCGTTTCAGTAACCGGTGTAAGAATATCCTCCACAAGAATAATTTCTTTTTTTATCAACTGATCGTAAATTGCACGGTTGATCATTGTCGCTACTGTAAAAGTATCATAACTGCTGGAAATAATCGGCAGCTGCAGCTCATCTGCCAGCTTTTTTACATGGTCTTCCGTATCAAAGCCCCCGGTGACTAAAACAGCTGCCCCTGCCCTTAACGCATGCTCATGCGCTTTGTCTCGGTTCCCGACAATCAGCAGGTTGCCCGCTCCCGTATAACGCATCATCGCTTCGAGCTTCATGGCCCCGATGACAAATTTATTTAATGTTTTATGAAGTCCGGCTCGGCCGCCCAGTACTTGTCCATCGACGATATTGACAACTTCGGCAAAAGTAAGCTTTTCAATGTTCTCTTTCTTTTTCCGTTCAATCCTGATGGTGCCGACTCGTTCAATCGTGCTGACATACCCTTTATTCTCAGCATCTTTTATTGCTCTGTATGCAGTCCCTTCGCTTACGTTAAGCGCCTTGGCGATTTGGCGTACCGATATCTTTTCTCCTATTGGCAATTCATCTATATATTGAAGTATTTGTTCATGCTTAGTTGCCAAGACTTTCACCCTTTTTAATAATTTTCCGTACAAAGTAGTTCTATCCATTATCATTATAAGGTTTTAAAGGGTTGGATTCAATTTAATTAGGGTTCAAGAGTTTTTTATCGCAAAATGCGTTTTTTTATAAAAGGTTCTGTTAAATTAGGCTGTTGATTTCCGTTCCAGGCGCTTCGCTTTCCGCGGGGCGTGCGGTGAGGCTCCTCAGCGCTAAAAGTGCTTGTGGGGTCTCACCTGTCCCGCTGATCCCGCAGGACATTGATTGACTTCCTCGAACTTGCCCACGCACGATGTAAATGCGTTAGCATTTTTGGAGGAGTCTGCGCGCCTTCCACTACAATCAACAGGATTTAAAAACAACAATTAGCTTTCACAGCCTATATAAA is from Mesobacillus boroniphilus and encodes:
- a CDS encoding DHH family phosphoesterase; the encoded protein is MKEQILEAIENYETIIIHRHVRPDPDAYGSQGGLAEILRASYPEKNIFTVGTEEPSLNYLRRLDSISDDTFKGALVIVCDTANAERICDERYRLGEQFVKIDHHPNEDPYGDLQWVDTSASSTSEMIYEFYLTFKDRGLKMSDEAARLLYAGIVGDTGRFLYPSTTNKTFAYAGELIHYNFSRTELYDRMYELAPNVVKLNGYILQNFELLENGAAKVVMKRELLDQYSVKPSEASLLVSELGNVRGIKAWVFFIEEEDQIRVRLRSKGPVINTIARNYNGGGHPLAAGASIYSWDDVDKVLDDLIHACQE
- a CDS encoding CBS domain-containing protein; translation: MATKHEQILQYIDELPIGEKISVRQIAKALNVSEGTAYRAIKDAENKGYVSTIERVGTIRIERKKKENIEKLTFAEVVNIVDGQVLGGRAGLHKTLNKFVIGAMKLEAMMRYTGAGNLLIVGNRDKAHEHALRAGAAVLVTGGFDTEDHVKKLADELQLPIISSSYDTFTVATMINRAIYDQLIKKEIILVEDILTPVTETIFLKANDRVSDWYRHKDETMHSRFPVVDQNMKVIGMITSKDVMGHEQDTLIEKIMTKNPMTVSGSTSVASSAHMMVWEGIEVLPVVDDANRLQGIVSRQDVLKALQMIQRQPQVGETLDDTVTNQLVLSKGKTKDEDIFRCQVTPQMTNHLGTVSYGVFTTIVTEAANRVLRGYKKGDLVVENMTIYFMKPVQIDSVIEIYPKVLEVGRKFGKVDIEAFNDGVLVGKAMMMCQLIDRH
- a CDS encoding YtpI family protein, producing MPILVLLIVLSFVFYIFYKIKYVRSKRPAERKWLSAKSSIALGLFVALFGINQLFLFQTTVTYIVGVIFIVIGSLSVWGGIKAYKFYLPQAAKEAQEN